A DNA window from Ficedula albicollis isolate OC2 chromosome 28, FicAlb1.5, whole genome shotgun sequence contains the following coding sequences:
- the C28H19orf24 gene encoding uncharacterized membrane protein C19orf24 homolog isoform X3 has translation MPRLLLLLLFLLTPRLGRAVAASPANSTELPRTTTRNETQPGSEQESGPRLSLGSGLPVLRRAVYVLSALSALAALYLVLRAFRLKKPQRKKYGLLSSQDDTIELGSLDSDEDTVFESRNLRR, from the exons aTGCcgcgcctcctcctcctcctccttttcctcctcaccCCGCGCCTCGGCCGCGCCGTCGCCGCCAGCCCGGCGAACAGCACGGAGCTGCCGCGGACGACCACACGGAACGAGACGCAGCCGGGGTCGGAGCAGGAGTCCGGGCCGCGGCTGTCGC TGGGCTCGGGGCTGCCGGTGCTGAGGCGGGCGGTTTATGTGCTCAGCGCTCTGTCGGCGTTGGCCGCGCTCTACTTAGTGCTGCGGGCGTTCCG GTTGAAGAAGCCGCAGAGGAAGAAGTACGGGCTGCTGTCGAGCCAGGACGACACCATCGAGCTGGGCTCCCTGGACAGTGACGAGGACACCGTGTTTGAAAGCCGGAACCTGAGGCG atga
- the C28H19orf24 gene encoding uncharacterized membrane protein C19orf24 homolog isoform X2 gives MPRLLLLLLFLLTPRLGRAVAASPANSTELPRTTTRNETQPGSEQESGPRLSLGSGLPVLRRAVYVLSALSALAALYLVLRAFRPRSEGPRNEPKTHFRLKKPQRKKYGLLSSQDDTIELGSLDSDEDTVFESRNLRR, from the exons aTGCcgcgcctcctcctcctcctccttttcctcctcaccCCGCGCCTCGGCCGCGCCGTCGCCGCCAGCCCGGCGAACAGCACGGAGCTGCCGCGGACGACCACACGGAACGAGACGCAGCCGGGGTCGGAGCAGGAGTCCGGGCCGCGGCTGTCGC TGGGCTCGGGGCTGCCGGTGCTGAGGCGGGCGGTTTATGTGCTCAGCGCTCTGTCGGCGTTGGCCGCGCTCTACTTAGTGCTGCGGGCGTTCCG ccccAGGTCCGAGGGCCCCAGAAACGAGCCCAAAACTCATTTCAGGTTGAAGAAGCCGCAGAGGAAGAAGTACGGGCTGCTGTCGAGCCAGGACGACACCATCGAGCTGGGCTCCCTGGACAGTGACGAGGACACCGTGTTTGAAAGCCGGAACCTGAGGCGGTGA
- the C28H19orf24 gene encoding uncharacterized membrane protein C19orf24 homolog isoform X1, with translation MPRLLLLLLFLLTPRLGRAVAASPANSTELPRTTTRNETQPGSEQESGPRLSLGSGLPVLRRAVYVLSALSALAALYLVLRAFRPRSEGPRNEPKTHFRLKKPQRKKYGLLSSQDDTIELGSLDSDEDTVFESRNLRR, from the exons aTGCcgcgcctcctcctcctcctccttttcctcctcaccCCGCGCCTCGGCCGCGCCGTCGCCGCCAGCCCGGCGAACAGCACGGAGCTGCCGCGGACGACCACACGGAACGAGACGCAGCCGGGGTCGGAGCAGGAGTCCGGGCCGCGGCTGTCGC TGGGCTCGGGGCTGCCGGTGCTGAGGCGGGCGGTTTATGTGCTCAGCGCTCTGTCGGCGTTGGCCGCGCTCTACTTAGTGCTGCGGGCGTTCCG ccccAGGTCCGAGGGCCCCAGAAACGAGCCCAAAACTCATTTCAGGTTGAAGAAGCCGCAGAGGAAGAAGTACGGGCTGCTGTCGAGCCAGGACGACACCATCGAGCTGGGCTCCCTGGACAGTGACGAGGACACCGTGTTTGAAAGCCGGAACCTGAGGCG atga